CGGCAGCTGACTGACGGGTCGGGGGGCAACGAGCCGCCGACCGGGGCCTCCGCCCGCCTCTTCGCAGCCGCACGCCTCCCTGGCGTCTCGCTCCTGAGGATGGCGTCTCGCTCCCCCAGCCTCCCGGCAGCCGCACGTCTCCCTGGCGTCTCGCTCCTGAGGATGGCGTCTCGCTCCCCCAGCCTCCCGGCAGCCGCACGCCTCCCTGGCGTCTCGCTCCTGCGGATGTACGCGGCACACACAGCCGCTCCTCAACATGGCGTCTCGCCCACCCTTCGGTGCAGGCGAGACGCCATGTTGGCGGGCGGCTGTGGTCGGGCGGGCGCTGGGTGCGGGTCCACGACGACGGCGACTGGTCCACGATAATCGTGTTCGAGGGTCTGCTCACCGTCACCAACGCACTCATCACGTGGGACATCCCGCCGGGCACCCCGGCCGGCGAGTACCGGGTCGTGTACACCGCGTCGGGCCGCGGGCTCGACGGCCGCCTGTTCCCGGTTCGGGGGGAGAGCCGGGCCTTCGACGTGCGCTGACGGCGACTCTGGGACACTGATACCGACATTCGTTGCAGTTCCTAGTGAAAGGACAACGCCCGTGGACATCAAGGGTGCTTCCGTCATCGTCACCGGTGCCGCCTCCGGCCTGGGTAACGCCACCGCGCGTTCCTTCGCCGAGAAGGGCGCCGTCGTGTTCGGCCTCGACCTCCAGCAGTCGATCGACAAGGCCGTCGAGCAGGGCATCGACGAGGGCATCACCCTCATCGCCGCTGACGTGACCAGTGAGGACGACGTCAAGGCCGCCATCGCCCGCGCCACCGAGGCCGCACCGCTGCGCGTCGTCGTCAACTGCGCCGGCATC
This region of Dietzia lutea genomic DNA includes:
- a CDS encoding neutral/alkaline non-lysosomal ceramidase C-terminal domain-containing protein is translated as MRVHDDGDWSTIIVFEGLLTVTNALITWDIPPGTPAGEYRVVYTASGRGLDGRLFPVRGESRAFDVR